One window from the genome of Paraconexibacter algicola encodes:
- a CDS encoding flavin-containing monooxygenase has product MGELPTTCVIGAGISGLTAGKNLGDYGVPYECFESSDRIGGNWAFKNPNGRSSAYASLHIDTSKDLLSFKDFPMPESYPDFPHHSEIKSYLELYADAFALKERIHFENGVEHARRLPGGGWEVDTQDGETRRFDALVVANGHHWDARLPDFPGTFTGETIHSHHYISPTDPLDLRDKRVLVVGIGNSAADIVSELSQKAWGNRVTISTRSGAWIIPKYVFGRPVDKVVSTTPWLPLALQRRAARILPRLISGHPTDFGLPQPNHHFLEAHPTASSELLLRLGSGDACAKPNVERLDGRTVHFVDGTSGEFDAIVYATGYNISFPFFDEDLISAPGNRIDLYKRMLHPDHDDVVFVGFAQAVPTLFPFVECQSRLAARYLAGTYRPPAPEEMRRVIAADDARNTGHFKDSPRHTQQMDYHVYEYEMRKKELPAGRERAQRLGPVPLAGRAGEPVGV; this is encoded by the coding sequence ATGGGAGAGCTTCCGACCACCTGCGTCATCGGCGCCGGCATCAGCGGCCTGACCGCCGGCAAGAACCTCGGGGACTACGGCGTCCCGTACGAGTGCTTCGAGTCCTCGGACCGCATCGGCGGCAACTGGGCGTTCAAGAACCCCAACGGCCGCTCGAGCGCCTACGCGTCGCTGCACATCGACACGTCCAAGGACCTCCTGTCGTTCAAGGACTTCCCGATGCCGGAGTCCTACCCGGACTTCCCGCACCACTCGGAGATCAAGAGCTACCTCGAGCTCTACGCCGACGCGTTCGCGCTCAAGGAGCGCATCCACTTCGAGAACGGCGTCGAGCACGCCCGGCGGCTGCCCGGTGGCGGCTGGGAGGTCGACACCCAGGACGGCGAGACGCGCCGCTTCGACGCGCTCGTCGTCGCCAACGGCCACCACTGGGACGCGCGCCTGCCCGACTTCCCCGGCACCTTCACCGGCGAGACGATCCACTCCCACCACTACATCTCCCCGACCGACCCGCTCGACCTGCGCGACAAGCGCGTGCTCGTCGTCGGCATCGGCAACAGCGCCGCCGACATCGTCAGCGAGCTGTCCCAGAAGGCGTGGGGCAACCGGGTGACGATCTCGACCCGCTCCGGCGCGTGGATCATCCCCAAGTACGTGTTCGGCCGGCCGGTCGACAAGGTCGTGTCCACCACGCCCTGGCTGCCGCTGGCGCTGCAGCGCCGCGCGGCGCGGATCCTGCCCCGGCTCATCTCCGGGCATCCGACCGACTTCGGCCTGCCGCAGCCCAACCACCACTTCCTCGAGGCCCACCCGACCGCCTCCAGCGAGCTGCTCCTGCGCCTCGGCTCCGGCGACGCCTGCGCGAAGCCGAACGTCGAGCGCCTCGACGGCCGCACCGTCCACTTCGTCGACGGCACCAGCGGCGAGTTCGACGCGATCGTCTACGCCACGGGCTACAACATCAGCTTCCCGTTCTTCGACGAGGACCTCATCAGCGCACCGGGCAACCGGATCGACCTCTACAAGCGGATGCTGCACCCCGACCACGACGACGTCGTCTTCGTCGGCTTCGCTCAGGCCGTCCCGACGCTGTTCCCGTTCGTGGAGTGCCAGTCGCGGCTCGCGGCCCGCTACCTCGCGGGCACCTACCGGCCGCCCGCGCCCGAGGAGATGCGCCGCGTGATCGCGGCCGACGACGCGCGCAACACCGGCCACTTCAAGGACTCGCCGCGCCACACGCAGCAGATGGACTACCACGTCTACGAGTACGAGATGCGCAAAAAGGAGCTGCCCGCGGGCCGCGAG
- a CDS encoding TetR/AcrR family transcriptional regulator, with the protein MPDAPDLRTRLVAAAEQLFFERGLDGVSLREINAAAGARNASAVQYHLGGRDGVIAAVLEKHAPEVEARRHALLDAAQDEPELRAVVAAYVRPLAVKLGDADGGPGYLQVLADLATAPGERALRLLGGVESSSTARWRTAVAPFMPAGAVELHRRFTAMQFTHVELARRAHERGVRADHRLFTSHLVDLVAGLLGAPVSGETARLVEARDARRAARTGRS; encoded by the coding sequence GTGCCCGACGCCCCGGACCTGCGCACGCGCCTCGTCGCCGCCGCCGAGCAGCTGTTCTTCGAGCGCGGCCTCGACGGCGTCTCGCTGCGCGAGATCAACGCCGCCGCCGGGGCTCGCAACGCCAGCGCCGTCCAGTACCACCTCGGTGGCCGTGACGGCGTCATCGCGGCCGTCCTGGAGAAGCACGCCCCCGAGGTCGAGGCCCGGCGCCACGCGCTGCTGGACGCCGCCCAGGACGAGCCCGAGCTGCGCGCGGTCGTCGCCGCCTACGTCCGCCCGCTGGCGGTCAAGCTCGGCGACGCCGACGGCGGTCCCGGCTACCTGCAGGTCCTCGCGGACCTCGCCACGGCCCCCGGCGAGCGGGCGCTGCGGCTCCTGGGCGGGGTGGAGAGCAGCAGCACCGCGCGCTGGCGCACCGCGGTCGCGCCGTTCATGCCCGCCGGGGCGGTCGAGCTGCACCGCCGCTTCACCGCCATGCAGTTCACCCACGTCGAGCTGGCCCGGCGCGCGCACGAGCGCGGCGTCCGCGCCGACCACCGGCTGTTCACGAGCCACCTCGTCGACCTCGTCGCGGGGCTCCTCGGCGCGCCGGTGTCGGGCGAGACGGCGCGCCTGGTGGAGGCCCGCGACGCCCGCCGGGCCGCCCGCACCGGGCGAAGTTGA
- a CDS encoding acyl-CoA dehydrogenase family protein: MPWDFSTDPEYQEKLDWARQFVREEIWPLETVFHELDQDQLDRAYAPLQERVKEQGLWAAHLPPELGGQGWGQVKLGLLHEILGTSMLAPNAFGCQAPDSGNSEILALAGTPEQKERWLEPLLAGDIKSAFSMTEPGAGADPTLLQTRAVRDGDDYVINGHKWFTSNGSIADVLIVMAVTDPDARPHQRASMFIVPADTPGVNVLRDVPTMEHPEGGFGKLGGHSEVLYEDVRIPKENLLGAEGTGFLIAQHRLGPGRIHHCMRWLGVSQRAFDMLCERATYRYAFGSTLAEKQTVQNWIADSAAQMQAARLMTLHAAWKMDTQGASAARTDISLIKFFGAGVLHDVVDRALQIHGSLGYSTDLPLEAMYRMARGARFYDGPDEVHRQSVARQILRGYEAPADGVPSEHLPTREAHARQKFAEILEMVTAND; the protein is encoded by the coding sequence ATGCCTTGGGATTTCTCGACCGACCCGGAGTACCAGGAGAAGCTCGACTGGGCGCGGCAGTTCGTCCGCGAGGAGATCTGGCCGCTGGAGACCGTCTTCCACGAGCTCGACCAGGACCAGCTCGACCGCGCCTACGCCCCGCTGCAGGAGCGCGTCAAGGAGCAGGGCCTGTGGGCCGCGCACCTGCCGCCCGAGCTCGGCGGTCAGGGGTGGGGCCAGGTGAAGCTCGGCCTCCTGCACGAGATCCTCGGCACCTCGATGCTCGCGCCCAACGCGTTCGGCTGCCAGGCGCCGGACTCCGGCAACAGCGAGATCCTCGCGCTCGCCGGCACGCCCGAGCAGAAGGAGCGCTGGCTCGAGCCGCTCCTCGCCGGCGACATCAAGAGCGCGTTCTCGATGACCGAGCCGGGCGCGGGCGCCGACCCGACGCTGCTGCAGACCCGCGCGGTCCGCGACGGCGACGACTACGTCATCAACGGCCACAAGTGGTTCACCTCCAACGGCTCGATCGCCGACGTGCTCATCGTCATGGCGGTCACCGACCCCGACGCGCGGCCGCACCAGCGCGCCTCGATGTTCATCGTCCCGGCCGACACCCCCGGCGTGAACGTCCTGCGCGACGTGCCGACGATGGAGCACCCGGAGGGCGGCTTCGGCAAGCTCGGCGGGCACTCCGAGGTGCTCTACGAGGACGTCCGGATCCCGAAGGAGAACCTCCTCGGCGCGGAGGGCACCGGCTTCCTCATCGCCCAGCACCGCCTCGGGCCCGGCCGCATCCATCACTGCATGCGCTGGCTCGGCGTCAGCCAGCGGGCCTTCGACATGCTCTGCGAGCGGGCGACCTACCGCTACGCGTTCGGCTCCACCCTGGCCGAGAAGCAGACCGTGCAGAACTGGATCGCCGACAGCGCCGCCCAGATGCAGGCGGCCCGGCTGATGACGCTGCACGCGGCGTGGAAGATGGACACCCAGGGCGCCTCCGCCGCCCGCACCGACATCTCGCTGATCAAGTTCTTCGGCGCCGGCGTCCTGCACGACGTCGTCGACCGCGCCCTCCAGATCCACGGATCGCTCGGCTACTCGACCGACCTGCCGCTCGAGGCGATGTACCGGATGGCGCGCGGCGCGCGGTTCTACGACGGGCCCGACGAGGTGCACCGCCAGTCGGTCGCGCGGCAGATCCTGCGCGGCTACGAGGCGCCCGCCGACGGGGTGCCCAGCGAGCACCTGCCCACGCGCGAGGCGCACGCCCGGCAGAAGTTCGCCGAGATCCTCGAGATGGTCACGGCCAACGACTGA